Genomic DNA from Choristoneura fumiferana chromosome 16, NRCan_CFum_1, whole genome shotgun sequence:
TTCTTCTGCGGTATTCCTGAATAGTCTTTTTGGTACCATCGTCTTGCCAATTCTTTTATTGTGCTCACATCGATAATTCTATAgtgtaagtaattattaaaacgTGGCATGTATTTATTCAAGAACAGACGGTCCACATAGACACTATTGCCTCCCAGCGGGCATCTCTTCTCTGGTACATGGATGCTAACAAATTCGAGAATCTGCCTTTCTGCGTCCTGAACTGACAGCTTCGATTTGCGGCTAGCCTCCGTCAGTCCACTCTGAAATTGAACATAACACATGATATTAACACTCTACTTGGTTTGGCTGAAATATCTCCATGAGAATAATAAAGCTACATAGTGCTAGCGAATACTAGCAATACGCCAAAAAAAGCAGCAAATGTGGTTTttaaagcatgaaaatcggaacaaTTGCTCTTTAGGCCATAcaaatcaatttgacccgtagcacgaaaaaaaaacaaaaaaggagaagagttatgatcttttttttacccaactgcccgaaCGAGGATTATGACCGAACATGCTTTAACAACCAAATGTAGGCTTCCCATGTTGTTACAACGGTTTTGACTGTAAATGATTTCAACTCATGTCAATCTATCTCTGAAGCCCAGCACACATGGTGAAACGCAACTGCAACTTCTAGTTACTTTTGATTTTCATTTGAGTTTATGCCATAGACTCCTTTGAGAGACCACACATGACGCAACCAGTTTAAAACCGGTTTGAAACACGTAGCAAATCAGTTGCATTGAAACCGGCATGCAGGAAACTCGTGTTTGCGTTTCATCGGCTTAGCATCTTTTTTGGTGCAATAAAATGGCTGAGGACGaagataaaaacataaaatttgtgTTGGAAGTTGACTTTTGCTCATACAATTACAATAGATGAATCTATCAGTTTCTTGTAATTCTTTGGcagctacaaaaatattaaacggcAGTTGATATTCTTCTCAATATAGGGAGGGAAGTATCCACACACTTCTTCGTTTACGCCACCTTTGTCGAAGATACAAATACAGAACCACAACTTCTTCATCACTTGAACTAGACATTTTGTTGACATCTGTTCTCAAAACGGAAATgatcaaaaattattttatcataTTGTAGTTGCGGCGTGTGTGGAAAACGATTGAAACTAGTTTCAAACCAATAATTTCAAGTTTTGTTGCAGCTGCGTTTCACCATGTGTGCTGGGCCTAAGTTTTTGGAATTTGTGTGAAACTAATTAactacatttcaaatttaccctgattacaaaaaaatgcaaacaaaatttaaatcaatacCTCACCATGTTGCGCCATGCACCATGTGCCCATTTTATCCAAAATACTATCAGGCTGGTGTATTATTAAGTTAGGACCTGTGGCCACCACATTTAAATCAGCATCCGTTATTAAGCAGCCTATCTCCATAATGTGGTCGTTCTCTATGTTCAAACCAGTCATTTCTAAGTCCACCCACACAATACGCTTAGCTGCTTCTCTGGCTAGAGGTGtcatgttttgttttagttgattttctgtaataaaaatacgGCAGTATTTCAGTTTTACAAATTTTGGAGTGGTATTTCACTCTCCTGGTACATGTAAACAAGCGAATCATTAAAATGATCGACAAGgctataaaaaaacttactgctTGACATaggccgaatgatacttttgacTATATTGTTTACATGCAACGTTAAAAAATTACGCAAACTAtacatttatattcttttaaataaataactaacgcAAAAAATCGGCCTCCCTCCGCTCTCTTTACAAACACGcgaatttttttcaaatgaaaaatcgaCAAGACAGATTAAGATTTTAGAGTATTTAGAGGTTATGTTTATGTATGATTTTGTGCTAGTGCTACCAAGTAATTCATCTTAAACCCTCCAATACGAACTGAATCGTTTATACAATTTATCGATCATTTTGTTTAGTTATGAACCGTTGCTGAAATTAAATAGATTACCTAAaaccgtttaatttttatttaaaactaaataattcgATAAGTAGTAACTTTACTACAGTATGGACCATGATTCTATAATTCTTTGAGTATTCAACTAGCCATTAGCGGCTAATGATTAGCCATAATTAATGGGAATTAATATAACTTTAGAcgctgcacttattatttcccaTTAATTATGGCTAATCATTAGCCGCTAATGGCTAGTTGAATACTCAAAGAATTATAAAATCATGGTCCATACTGTAGTAAATGTAGTAAAATTCCTGTAATTTGATGATGAAAGGGAATGATCTTATTATGAACATTTTAATAAGATCATTCACTTTGATCATCAAATTACAGGAATTTTACGATCATAgcaacattttttataaatgccACAGATAGGACATAAAAAGGGATTACCGAGAATCAAAGATATAGCTGTCCAAACTATCAAAATAAGATA
This window encodes:
- the LOC141436243 gene encoding probable oligoribonuclease isoform X1, which codes for MYSLRNFLTLHVNNIVKSIIRPMSSKNQLKQNMTPLAREAAKRIVWVDLEMTGLNIENDHIMEIGCLITDADLNVVATGPNLIIHQPDSILDKMGTWCMAQHGESGLTEASRKSKLSVQDAERQILEFVSIHVPEKRCPLGGNSVYVDRLFLNKYMPRFNNYLHYRIIDVSTIKELARRWYQKDYSGIPQKKFRHRSIDDILESVEELKYYKKHIFKSLE
- the LOC141436243 gene encoding oligoribonuclease, mitochondrial-like isoform X2, with protein sequence MTPLAREAAKRIVWVDLEMTGLNIENDHIMEIGCLITDADLNVVATGPNLIIHQPDSILDKMGTWCMAQHGESGLTEASRKSKLSVQDAERQILEFVSIHVPEKRCPLGGNSVYVDRLFLNKYMPRFNNYLHYRIIDVSTIKELARRWYQKDYSGIPQKKFRHRSIDDILESVEELKYYKKHIFKSLE